One window from the genome of Gambusia affinis linkage group LG14, SWU_Gaff_1.0, whole genome shotgun sequence encodes:
- the LOC122843478 gene encoding flocculation protein FLO11-like: protein MAFPADGSPMLEGYQDNGKDHGKVWSKETDMVSEDHREGLRCNSPPQSVDCITISSGSSTTSASEDKVGNACIISSSGSSTTSSSGSSTTSSSEDEVGNDCTTSSRKDKDDKEDQDDFNSRLRFVQVLSPNIKFLWGIGVLEQSLKHLNSKFDQLGSAEDRASAASRRWHAEILEILPQNFKYIQDIGVAQKPQEDTAPFTSLEFTSKLDKQEEPILRPEISRPIGTSQHRQVGWKKDRASLTSFRARSTTQKVDVAKEDDPPSKLSFGTVLPSSFKFTSELDKPEEPILRPENSTPIGTSQHRQVGWKKDRASLTSCRARSTTQKVDAAKEDDPPSKLSFGTVLPSSFKFTSELDKPEEPILRPENSTPIGTSQYHRVGLEEDVALLTSCRARSTTQKVDSAKEDDPPSKLSFGTVLPSNFKFTSELDKPEKSILRPEDSSPISASPQPLAGWRNLVSSLTSTRAKRTTKKVDDAKEDDPPSKPSDQVGLKEDVAHATSATGINGKREKDSDAEEQPPAKRTRDTFAEEELPNKWTRDSDDAKEEPPAKRSKDTLAEKELPSKKTRDSVAEGKLPAKRTRNSDDFKQEPSAKRIRDSVNEEESPAKRTRDSVAEEESPAKRTRDSVAEEEPPAKRTRDTVADEEPPAKRTRDTVAEEEPPAKRTRDTVAEEEPPAKRTRDTVADEEPPAKRTRDTVAEEDPPAKRTRDTVADEEPPAKMIRYTLAEEEFPAKTAQWYNEDPIWGEVLERIGRRMAWRYGKEWENEPIPSTPLFIPYRKTDHEDPILLSPVLSPSPQTSCGNPGLSSPVLRPSCKMPRKRPVLSSPDVSPSPSTHCEDPVLSPRVFSPPPRMPCEDVILSPSVFSPSPSTHCENPTLSSPDFRFWMETEKDIKEEPTPSTSGGTTAKESSRHVWFRPRYVVSSDSD, encoded by the coding sequence ATGGCGTTTCCAGCAGATGGATCCCCAATGTTGGAGGGATATCAAGACAATGGTAAGGATCATGGTAAGGTGTGGTCAAAAGAAACTGACATGGTTTCTGAAGACCACAGAGAGGGGTTGAGGTGTAATTCACCTCCGCAGTCTGTGGACTGTATTACCATCTCCAGTGGTAGCTCTACTACCAGCGCCAGTGAAGACAAGGTAGGTAATGCCTGTATTATCAGTTCCAGCGGTAGCTCTACTACCAGCTCCAGCGGTAGCTCTACTACCAGCTCAAGTGAAGACGAGGTAGGTAATGACTGTACTACTAGCTCCAGGAAAGACAAGGATGATAAGGAAGACCAGGATGACTTTAATTCCAGACTTCGGTTTGTCCAGGTCCTTTCACCAAACATTAAATTCCTGTGGGGCATAGGAGTACTTGAACAGTCATTGAAACATCTCAATTCGAAGTTTGATCAGCTGGGCTCCGCTGAGGACCGTGCCAGTGCCGCGTCACGGCGCTGGCACGCTGAGATTCTTGAGATTCTTCCCCAAAATTTCAAATACATACAAGACATTGGGGTAGCTCAGAAGCCTCAAGAAGACACGGCTCCCTTCACTTCACTTGAATTCACATCTAAACTTGACAAACAGGAAGAGCCCATTTTGCGTCCAGAGATCTCCAGACCTATCGGTACCTCGCAACATCGTCAAGTAGGTTGGAAAAAGGACAGGGCTTCTTTGACTTCCTTCCGCGCCAGGAGCACTACACAGAAGGTGGATGTTGCGAAGGAGGACGACCCACCATCAAAGCTTAGTTTTGGTACAGTGCTTCCTTCCAGCTTTAAATTCACATCTGAACTTGACAAACCGGAAGAGCCCATTTTGCGTCCAGAGAACTCCACACCTATTGGTACCTCGCAACATCGTCAAGTAGGTTGGAAAAAGGACAGGGCTTCTTTGACTTCCTGCCGCGCCAGGAGCACTACACAGAAGGTGGATGCTGCGAAGGAGGACGACCCACCATCAAAGCTTAGTTTTGGTACAGTGCTTCCTTCCAGCTTTAAATTCACATCTGAACTTGACAAACCGGAGGAGCCCATTTTGCGTCCAGAGAACTCCACACCTATCGGTACCTCGCAATATCATCGAGTAGGTTTGGAAGAGGATGTGGCTTTGTTGACTTCCTGCCGTGCCAGGAGCACTACACAGAAGGTGGATTCTGCGAAGGAAGACGACCCACCATCAAAGCTTAGTTTTGGTACAGTGCTTCCTTCCAACTTTAAATTCACATCTGAACTTGACAAACCGGAAAAGTCCATTTTGCGTCCAGAGGACTCTAGTCCTATCAGTGCCTCGCCACAACCTCTGGCAGGTTGGAGAAATTTAGTGAGTTCTTTGACTTCCACCCGCGCCAAGAGAACTACAAAGAAGGTGGATGATGCGAAGGAGGACGACCCACCATCAAAGCCTAGTGATCAGGTAGGTCTGAAAGAGGACGTGGCTCATGCGACATCTGCAACTGGCATAAACGGAAAGAGGGAAAAGGACAGTGATGCTGAAGAGCAGCCCCCAGCCAAGAGGACTAGGGACACCTTTGCTGAAGAGGAGCTCCCCAACAAGTGGACCAGGGATAGCGATGACGCTAAAGAGGAGCCCCCAGCCAAGAGGAGTAAGGACACTCTTGCTGAAAAGGAGCTCCCCTCCAAGAAGACCAGGGACAGTGTTGCTGAAGGGAAACTCCCAGCCAAGAGGACCAGGAATAGTGATGATTTTAAACAGGAGCCCTCTGCCAAGAGGATCAGGGACAGTGTTAATGAAGAGGAGTCCCCAGCCAAGAGGACCAGGGACAGTGTTGCTGAAGAGGAGTCCCCAGCCAAGAGGACCAGAGACAGTGTTGCTGAAGAGGAGCCCCCAGCCAAGAGGACCAGGGACACTGTTGCTGATGAGGAGCCCCCAGCCAAGAGGACCAGGGACACTGTTGCTGAAGAGGAGCCCCCAGCCAAGAGGACCAGGGACACTGTTGCTGAAGAGGAGCCCCCAGCCAAGAGGACCAGGGACACTGTTGCTGATGAGGAGCCCCCAGCCAAGAGGACCAGGGACACTGTTGCTGAAGAGGATCCCCCAGCCAAGAGGACCAGGGACACTGTTGCTGATGAGGAGCCCCCAGCCAAGATGATTAGATACACTCTTGCTGAAGAGGAGTTCCCAGCCAAGACAGCACAGTGGTACAATGAGGATCCCATTTGGGGCGAGGTCCTTGAAAGAATCGGCAGAAGGATGGCATGGAGATATGGTAAAGAATGGGAGAACGAGCCCATTCCGTCAACCCCTCTGTTCATTCCCTACCGAAAGACAGACCATGAAGATCCTATTCTGTTATCCCCTGTCCTCAGTCCCTCACCACAGACATCTTGTGGGAATCCTGGTCTGTCATCCCCCGTCCTTAGACCCTCTTGTAAAATGCCACGTAAACGTCCTGTTTTGTCATCCCCTGACGTCAGTCCCTCACCATCGACGCACTGTGAAGATCCCGTTTTGTCACCCCGTGTTTTCAGTCCCCCACCGAGGATGCCGTGTGAGGATGTCATTCTGTCACCCAGTGTTTTCAGTCCTTCACCATCAACACACTGTGAAAATCCAACTTTGTCATCCCCTGACTTCCGTTTCTGGATGGAGACTGAAAAGGACATAAAAGAGGAACCAACACCTtcaacatctggtggaactacAGCAAAAGAGAGTTCCAGACACGTGTGGTTTAGACCTCGCTACGTTGTGTCAAGTGACTCTGATTAG
- the LOC122843479 gene encoding terminal nucleotidyltransferase 5A-like, which produces MSSGDAPEQSRRLSVLSWDQVRRLDSILGESVPIHGRGNFPTLSVKPRQIIQVVRARLEEKGVAVRDVKLNGSAASHVLHQDNGLGYKDLDLIFGLRLSDDKTFRLVKDVVLDCLVDFLPEGVCRERITALALKEAYVQKLVKVCNDTDRWSLISLSNNTGKNVELKFVDSLRRQFEFSVDSFQISLDSLLLFDRCSETAMSETFHPSVQGESMYGDFEEALEHLRSRTIATRSPEEIRGGGLLKYCHLLVRSFRPSSESHMKQMQRYMCSRFFIDFPDICEQQRKLEAYLQNHFVGMEHKRYEYLLTLRQVVDESTVCLMGHERRQTLALISALALRVMAEHNAIPALSNITCYYQPAPYVRDVNFSNYYVAQVQSMSVRSNSYQTWLPCS; this is translated from the exons ATGTCGTCCGGTGATGCCCCGGAGCAGAGTCGGCGGCTCAGCGTCCTGTCTTGGGATCAGGTGCGCCGCTTGGACTCCATCCTCGGGGAAAGCGTTCCCATCCACGGCCGCGGGAACTTCCCTACACTGTCCGTGAAGCCTCGGCAGATCATCCAG GTGGTCAGGGCTCGACTGGAGGAGAAGGGCGTGGCTGTGCGTGATGTGAAGCTGAACGGCTCTGCAGCCAGCCATGTGCTTCACCAGGACAACGGCCTCGGCTACAAAGACCTGGACCTAATATTTGGCCTCCGTCTTTCCGATGATAAAACATTTCGCCTGGTGAAGGACGTGGTGCTGGACTGCCTGGTGGACTTCCTGCCTGAAGGCGTGTGCAGGGAGAGAATCACGGCCCTGGCCCTGAAGGAGGCGTACGTGCAAAAACTCGTGAAAGTTTGCAACGACACCGATCGCTGGAGCCTCATCTCGCTGTCCAATAACACTGGCAAGAACGTGGAGCTAAAGTTCGTCGACTCCCTGAGGAGGCAGTTCGAGTTCAGTGTGGACTCCTTTCAGATCTCGCTGGACTCATTGCTGCTCTTTGACCGTTGCTCGGAGACTGCAATGTCCGAGACCTTCCATCCTAGCGTGCAGGGTGAGAGCATGTACGGAGACTTTGAGGAAGCGCTGGAACACCTCCGCTCCAGAACTATCGCCACCCGGAGCCCCGAAGAGATCCGGGGCGGCGGCCTGCTCAagtactgccacctgctggtgcGCAGCTTCCGTCCGTCTTCGGAGAGCCACATGAAGCAGATGCAGCGCTACATGTGCTCGCGCTTCTTCATCGATTTTCCCGACATATGCGAGCAGCAGCGGAAGCTAGAGGCGTATCTTCAAAACCACTTTGTGGGAATGGAGCACAAGCGCTACGAGTACCTGCTGACGCTGAGGCAGGTGGTGGACGAAAGCACTGTGTGTCTGATGGGCCACGAGCGGCGCCAGACGCTGGCTCTAATATCCGCCCTGGCGCTGCGTGTCATGGCCGAACACAACGCCATCCCTGCCCTGTCCAACATCACCTGCTACTACCAGCCTGCCCCCTACGTCAGAGACGTCAACTTCAGCAACTACTACGTGGCACAGGTCCAGTCCATGTCCGTGCGCAGTAACTCTTATCAGACATGGCTGCCTTGCAGCTGA